The Enterobacter asburiae genome window below encodes:
- a CDS encoding MerR family transcriptional regulator: MAYYSIGEVAERCGINPVTLRAWQRRYGLLKPQRSEGGHRQFDDEDILRIEEIKRLMKSGVSVGKVKALLENKEVLTQGNWVSFQEEMMTVLRYASPAKLRAKMGEFRRDHAIDALIDNIISPVRQRMNQDQNTVRHMASLFDGVLIEFAIASLAESRKKIGKDALLIGWECDDRTHLWLEAARLSQKGWHIDVLAEPIDSPRPELFPGQKIFVWTGKSPTPRQQEQLDHWREQGFAVSFHH; this comes from the coding sequence ATGGCCTATTACAGTATCGGCGAAGTGGCCGAACGATGCGGTATCAACCCCGTTACGCTGCGTGCCTGGCAGCGCCGTTATGGATTGTTGAAGCCGCAGCGAAGCGAAGGGGGTCATCGTCAGTTTGACGATGAAGATATCCTGCGCATTGAAGAGATCAAGCGCCTGATGAAAAGCGGCGTCTCGGTCGGAAAAGTCAAAGCTTTGCTGGAAAACAAAGAAGTGTTGACTCAGGGCAACTGGGTTTCGTTCCAGGAAGAGATGATGACCGTTCTGCGTTACGCCAGCCCGGCAAAGCTGCGCGCCAAAATGGGCGAATTCCGCCGCGATCACGCGATAGACGCGCTGATTGACAATATCATTTCTCCCGTTCGTCAGCGCATGAATCAGGATCAAAACACCGTGCGCCACATGGCGAGCCTGTTTGACGGCGTACTGATCGAATTCGCCATTGCAAGCCTGGCGGAATCCCGCAAAAAAATCGGTAAAGACGCGCTCCTGATAGGCTGGGAATGCGATGACCGCACCCACCTGTGGCTGGAAGCCGCGCGCTTATCGCAGAAGGGTTGGCACATTGACGTCCTGGCGGAACCCATTGATTCGCCGCGTCCTGAACTGTTCCCTGGGCAAAAAATCTTCGTCTGGACGGGGAAATCCCCAACGCCTCGCCAGCAGGAACAGCTCGATCACTGGCGTGAACAGGGGTTTGCTGTCTCATTTCATCACTGA
- a CDS encoding diguanylate phosphodiesterase codes for MLTTIIYRSHICEDVPVKALEAMVAAANSKNRQSNVTGILLFNGTHFFQLLEGPVEHVSAIYEQICNDRRHHNVVELMRDHGPVRRFGNVGMELFDLRHFDRDEVLQQVLNRGTTRYQLTYNDRPLQFFRTFVEATEKANYFELPPADSWEFVREETRLSAQPEVVAKGADCSFAFQPIVDPFMQQVVSWEALLRTPDGGAPGDYFANLPRDEVYASDLHSKQVALSMASALGLQDQTLSLNLRPMTLVNIPNAVDFLLTAIEANGFVPEQIVVEFTESEAISRFDEFTDSVRQLKSAGISVTIDHFGAGFAGLQLLAQFQPDRIKINRDLVANVHKSGPRQAIIQAIIKCCSSLEIQFCAVGVEKAEEWMWLESAGISQFQGHLFASPRHGGIPAIAWPEKKFDF; via the coding sequence ATGCTCACAACCATCATTTACCGCAGTCATATCTGCGAGGACGTTCCAGTGAAAGCGCTGGAAGCCATGGTCGCTGCAGCAAATAGTAAAAACCGGCAATCCAACGTCACGGGGATCCTGCTGTTTAACGGCACACATTTTTTTCAGCTGCTTGAAGGGCCAGTGGAACACGTCTCTGCCATCTATGAGCAGATCTGCAACGATCGGCGCCACCATAACGTGGTGGAGCTGATGCGCGATCACGGACCTGTCCGGCGTTTTGGCAACGTGGGCATGGAGCTTTTTGATTTGCGCCACTTCGACAGGGACGAAGTGCTGCAGCAGGTGCTCAACAGGGGGACGACACGCTATCAGCTGACGTATAACGACCGCCCGCTGCAGTTTTTCCGCACCTTTGTCGAGGCCACGGAAAAAGCGAACTATTTTGAACTGCCGCCTGCGGATTCCTGGGAGTTCGTTCGCGAAGAAACGCGCCTGTCCGCTCAGCCCGAGGTGGTCGCAAAAGGGGCGGATTGCAGCTTTGCGTTCCAGCCGATAGTCGATCCGTTTATGCAGCAGGTCGTCTCCTGGGAGGCGCTTCTCCGCACGCCTGACGGCGGCGCTCCGGGAGATTACTTTGCCAATTTGCCGCGTGACGAGGTGTACGCATCTGATTTACACAGCAAGCAGGTGGCGCTGTCCATGGCCAGCGCGCTGGGGCTCCAGGACCAGACGTTATCCCTCAACCTGCGGCCCATGACGCTGGTCAACATTCCCAACGCCGTGGATTTCCTGCTCACCGCGATTGAAGCCAATGGGTTTGTCCCCGAGCAAATTGTGGTGGAGTTCACCGAGAGCGAAGCCATTTCCCGTTTTGATGAATTCACGGATTCGGTCAGGCAGTTAAAAAGCGCGGGTATTAGCGTGACGATCGATCACTTTGGCGCCGGTTTTGCCGGTCTGCAGCTGCTGGCGCAGTTCCAGCCGGACAGAATTAAGATTAATCGCGATCTGGTCGCGAACGTGCATAAAAGTGGCCCCCGGCAGGCCATTATTCAGGCGATTATCAAATGCTGTTCCTCGCTTGAGATCCAGTTCTGCGCGGTAGGGGTAGAGAAGGCTGAAGAGTGGATGTGGCTGGAGTCCGCGGGGATTTCCCAGTTCCAGGGACATCTTTTTGCCAGCCCGCGACACGGCGGTATTCCCGCGATTGCGTGGCCGGAGAAAAAGTTCGACTTCTGA
- a CDS encoding biofilm/acid-resistance regulator YmgB/AriR: protein MRQNIQLQPEYHSAFLDSALSEYFRHAGDRFAEESAVFSTAVRCVLASEGHLSNKAIILWLIQTLEATHDVVQADVIRKTLEIVVGYTMDDL from the coding sequence ATGAGACAAAATATTCAGCTTCAACCCGAATACCACTCTGCTTTTTTAGACAGTGCGCTGTCGGAATATTTCCGTCACGCAGGCGATCGTTTTGCTGAAGAGTCCGCTGTTTTTTCTACTGCAGTACGCTGTGTTCTGGCCTCCGAAGGCCATCTGTCCAACAAAGCGATAATCCTCTGGCTCATTCAGACGCTGGAAGCGACCCACGATGTTGTCCAGGCGGATGTGATTCGCAAGACGCTGGAAATTGTCGTGGGCTACACCATGGACGACCTGTAA
- the ycgZ gene encoding regulatory protein YcgZ: MQQKGYATDSAAAIAQYFEKAALPTQQETLGQVVVEILSDGRNLNRKSLCTKLLSRLERADGPEEEEHYHMLLGLLFER, encoded by the coding sequence ATGCAGCAGAAAGGTTACGCCACAGATTCCGCAGCAGCGATCGCACAGTACTTCGAAAAGGCAGCACTTCCCACCCAGCAGGAGACGCTGGGCCAGGTGGTTGTCGAAATCCTCAGCGACGGGCGAAACCTGAATCGCAAATCGCTCTGTACCAAACTGCTCAGCCGCCTCGAAAGGGCCGATGGTCCGGAAGAGGAAGAGCACTACCACATGCTGCTTGGTCTGCTCTTCGAACGGTAA
- the fdhF gene encoding formate dehydrogenase subunit alpha: MKKIASVCPYCGAGCKLNLVVENNRIIRAEAAEGVTNQGTLCLKGFYGWDFLNDTRLLTPRLTQPMIRYRKGEAFTPVTWEEAIRYTAHRLSNIKAQQGPRSIMTTGSSRGTGNETNYVMQKFARAVLNTNNVDCCARVCHGPSVAGLQETLGNGAMSNSINDIENSKCLLVFGYNCADSHPIVARRVLKARENGAKIIVCDPRRIETARIADQHLQLKNGSNMALVNAFGYVLLEEELYDKSYVARFTEGLEAYRQTVKDYAPEKVEHLTGIPARDVRQAMRTFAAAPSATVMWGMGVTQFGQAVDVVKGLSSLALLTGNLGRPAVGVGPVRGQNNVQGACDMGVLPNMFPGYQDVTDPAVRQKFADAWGIDVNKMDDRVGTRITEVPHLALEGKVKAYYIMGEDPLQTEADLGLVRSGFEALDFVVVQDIFMTKTAEVADVLLPATSWGEHGGVFTCADRGFQRFGKAIEASGNVKRDWEIISLLATEMGYPMHYDSNQQIWDEMRELCPLFYGVTYEKMGEMGHVQWPCPTLDHPGTPYLYKDNQFDTPTGKGQLFAAPWRAPAETPDADFPLVLCTVREVGHYSCRSMTGNCAALQSLADEPGRVQMNPADADKLGIAEGQLVWVRSRRGKVITRASISERINAGAVYMTYQWWIGACNELTQDNLDPISKTPETKYCAVQLEAIEDQRWAEDFAASAYQSMKSRLINAVNV, from the coding sequence ATGAAAAAGATCGCCAGCGTCTGCCCCTACTGCGGTGCAGGCTGTAAATTAAACCTTGTCGTTGAAAATAACCGTATCATCCGTGCCGAAGCCGCAGAAGGCGTCACAAACCAGGGCACCCTGTGTCTGAAAGGCTTTTACGGCTGGGACTTCCTCAACGATACCCGTCTGCTCACCCCGCGCCTGACCCAGCCGATGATCCGCTACCGCAAAGGCGAGGCATTCACTCCCGTTACCTGGGAAGAGGCTATCCGCTACACCGCCCACAGGCTCAGCAATATTAAAGCGCAGCAAGGGCCGCGGTCGATCATGACCACCGGTTCCTCTCGCGGAACCGGCAATGAAACAAACTATGTGATGCAAAAATTTGCCCGCGCGGTGCTGAACACCAACAACGTGGACTGCTGCGCGCGCGTCTGTCACGGCCCTTCCGTAGCCGGTTTACAGGAAACGCTCGGCAACGGCGCGATGAGCAACTCAATCAACGATATTGAAAACTCAAAATGCCTGCTGGTGTTTGGCTATAACTGCGCGGACTCCCACCCTATCGTCGCCCGGCGCGTGCTGAAAGCGCGGGAAAACGGCGCAAAAATCATCGTCTGCGATCCTCGGCGCATTGAAACGGCGCGCATCGCCGACCAGCATCTGCAGCTGAAAAACGGCAGCAACATGGCGCTGGTGAACGCCTTTGGCTACGTGCTGCTGGAAGAGGAGCTCTACGACAAAAGCTACGTGGCGCGCTTTACCGAGGGGCTTGAGGCCTATCGCCAGACGGTGAAAGACTATGCGCCGGAGAAGGTTGAGCATCTTACCGGCATTCCCGCCCGCGACGTTCGCCAGGCAATGCGTACCTTCGCGGCGGCCCCTTCCGCCACCGTGATGTGGGGGATGGGCGTAACCCAGTTTGGTCAGGCCGTGGATGTGGTCAAAGGGCTTTCCAGCCTGGCGCTGCTGACCGGCAACCTCGGGCGCCCTGCCGTCGGCGTCGGGCCGGTGCGCGGACAAAATAACGTTCAGGGCGCCTGCGATATGGGCGTTCTGCCGAATATGTTCCCGGGCTATCAGGATGTGACCGACCCGGCGGTCAGGCAGAAGTTTGCCGATGCATGGGGAATTGACGTCAATAAAATGGACGATCGGGTCGGGACGCGCATTACCGAGGTGCCCCATCTGGCGCTGGAAGGCAAGGTCAAGGCCTACTACATCATGGGGGAAGATCCGCTACAGACCGAAGCCGATCTCGGTCTCGTTCGCAGCGGTTTTGAGGCGCTCGACTTTGTCGTGGTTCAGGACATCTTTATGACCAAAACGGCAGAAGTGGCGGACGTCCTGCTTCCTGCCACCTCCTGGGGTGAACACGGCGGCGTCTTTACCTGTGCCGATCGCGGGTTCCAGCGTTTCGGCAAAGCCATTGAGGCCAGCGGCAACGTGAAGCGCGACTGGGAAATCATCAGCCTGCTCGCCACCGAGATGGGCTACCCGATGCATTATGACTCCAACCAGCAGATCTGGGATGAGATGCGCGAGCTGTGCCCTCTCTTTTACGGCGTGACGTATGAAAAAATGGGCGAGATGGGCCACGTGCAGTGGCCGTGCCCGACGCTGGATCATCCGGGAACGCCGTACCTGTACAAAGACAATCAGTTCGACACCCCAACCGGTAAAGGCCAGCTCTTTGCCGCACCGTGGCGCGCACCGGCGGAAACTCCGGACGCAGATTTCCCGCTGGTGCTGTGTACGGTACGTGAAGTGGGGCACTACTCCTGCCGCTCGATGACCGGGAACTGCGCCGCGCTGCAAAGCCTGGCCGATGAGCCGGGCCGGGTGCAAATGAACCCTGCCGATGCGGACAAGCTGGGCATCGCGGAGGGCCAGCTGGTCTGGGTGCGCTCGCGTCGCGGCAAAGTGATTACCCGCGCCAGCATCAGCGAGCGTATCAACGCCGGGGCCGTCTATATGACCTATCAATGGTGGATTGGCGCCTGCAACGAGCTGACCCAGGATAATCTCGATCCCATCTCCAAAACGCCGGAAACGAAGTACTGCGCGGTGCAGCTGGAGGCGATTGAGGACCAGCGCTGGGCGGAGGATTTTGCGGCGTCGGCGTATCAGTCCATGAAGTCGCGGCTGATCAACGCCGTCAATGTTTGA
- a CDS encoding YdiH family protein, whose translation MDTEITPTQLAIEYLRRDKSNLSPAQYLKKLKQLELEFTDLLALSSNELKEEIYFAWRLGVHVH comes from the coding sequence ATGGATACTGAAATAACCCCAACACAGCTGGCAATTGAATATTTACGTCGCGATAAGAGCAACCTGTCTCCGGCGCAGTACCTGAAAAAGCTGAAACAGCTTGAGCTGGAATTTACAGATTTGCTGGCGCTCTCTTCGAATGAACTGAAAGAAGAGATCTACTTTGCCTGGCGGTTGGGCGTTCACGTCCATTGA
- the menI gene encoding 1,4-dihydroxy-2-naphthoyl-CoA hydrolase, producing the protein MIWKRAVTLQALNAMGEGNMVGLLDIQFIRIGDDEIEATMPVDSRTHQPFGLLHGGASVVLAETLGSVAGYLCTEGEQKVVGLEVNANHIRSVRSGRVRGVCRALHAGSRHQVWQIDILDEQDRLCCSSRLTTAVV; encoded by the coding sequence ATGATCTGGAAACGTGCCGTGACGCTGCAGGCGCTGAACGCCATGGGTGAGGGGAATATGGTGGGGCTGCTGGATATCCAGTTCATCCGCATTGGCGACGATGAGATTGAGGCCACCATGCCCGTCGACAGTCGCACCCACCAGCCGTTTGGTTTATTGCACGGCGGTGCCTCCGTCGTGCTGGCCGAAACGCTGGGCTCGGTGGCGGGGTATCTCTGTACCGAAGGGGAGCAGAAGGTTGTCGGGCTAGAGGTGAATGCTAACCACATTCGCTCGGTGCGCAGCGGGCGCGTGCGCGGTGTGTGCCGCGCGCTGCATGCCGGAAGCCGCCATCAGGTGTGGCAAATAGATATTCTCGATGAGCAGGATCGCCTGTGCTGCTCGTCGCGGCTGACCACGGCGGTTGTGTAA
- the ydiJ gene encoding D-2-hydroxyglutarate dehydrogenase YdiJ has protein sequence MIPQISQAPGVVQLVLNFLQALEQQGFTGDTATNYADRLTMATDNSIYQLLPDAVVFPRSTADVALIARLATQERFASLVFTPRGGGTGTNGQALNQGIIVDMSRYMNRIIEINPEEGWVRVEAGVIKDQLNQYLKPYGYFFAPELSTSNRATLGGMINTDASGQGSLVYGKTSDHVLGVRAVLLGGDILDTQPMPVELAETLGKDNTASGRIYRTVLERCRDNRQLILDKFPKLNRFLTGYDLRHVFNDDLTQFDLTRVLTGSEGTLAFITEARLDITRLPKVRRLVNVKYDSFDSALRNAPFMVQAQALSVETVDSKVLNLAREDIVWHSVSDLITDVPDKEMLGLNIVEFAGDDAELIERQVTTLCQRLDELIAQGEGGVIGWQLCNDLAGIERIYGMRKKAVGLLGNAKGAAKPIPFAEDTCVPPEHLADYIVEFRALLDSHGLSYGMFGHVDAGVLHVRPALDMCDPQQEILMKQISDDVVALTAKYGGLLWGEHGKGFRAEYSPAFFGEQLYAELRKVKAAFDPHNRLNPGKICPPEGVDAPMLQVDAVKRGTYDRQIPIAVRSSWRGAMECNGNGLCFNFDVKSPMCPSMKITSNRIHSPKGRATLVREWLRLLADRGVDPLKLEQELPEKRASLRSLIERTRNSWHANKGEYDFSHEVKEAMSGCLACKACSTQCPIKIDVPEFRSRFLQLYHTRYLRPVRDHLVATVESYAPLMARAPKTFNFFINQPLVRKLSEKHIGMVDLPLLSVPSLQRQLVGHRSANMTLEQLEALAPEQKANVVLVVQDPFTSYYDAQVVADFVRLAEKVGYQPVVLPFSPNGKAQHIKGFLKRFAKTAQKTSDFLNRVAQLGIPMVGVDPALVLCYRDEYKQTLGDKRGDFNVMLVHEWLPVALEDKAVQDVSGEPWYLFGHCTEVTALPGAPAQWASVFARFGAKLESVNVGCCGMAGTYGHEVKNHANSLGIYELSWHQAMQRLPRNRCLATGYSCRSQVKRVEGNGVRHPLQALLEIIG, from the coding sequence ATGATCCCACAGATTTCTCAGGCACCTGGCGTCGTTCAGCTGGTGCTTAATTTTTTGCAGGCACTGGAGCAACAGGGTTTTACAGGTGATACCGCCACGAACTATGCCGACAGGCTGACGATGGCGACCGATAACAGTATCTACCAGCTTCTTCCCGATGCCGTGGTTTTCCCCCGTTCAACGGCCGACGTCGCGCTTATCGCCCGGCTGGCCACGCAGGAGCGGTTTGCCTCGCTGGTCTTTACGCCGCGCGGCGGCGGCACCGGGACCAACGGTCAGGCGCTGAACCAGGGCATCATTGTTGATATGTCGCGCTATATGAACCGCATCATTGAGATCAACCCGGAAGAGGGATGGGTGCGGGTCGAAGCGGGCGTCATCAAAGATCAGCTTAATCAGTATCTCAAGCCGTACGGCTACTTTTTTGCCCCTGAGCTCTCCACCAGCAACCGCGCGACCCTTGGCGGGATGATTAACACGGATGCCTCCGGGCAGGGCTCGCTGGTCTACGGTAAAACCTCCGATCACGTGCTGGGCGTGCGTGCGGTGCTGCTGGGCGGCGATATCCTCGATACCCAGCCGATGCCGGTCGAACTGGCGGAAACGCTGGGTAAAGACAACACCGCCAGCGGGCGCATCTATCGCACCGTGCTGGAACGCTGCCGCGACAACCGCCAGCTTATTCTCGATAAATTCCCCAAGCTGAACCGCTTCCTGACCGGGTACGATCTGCGTCACGTCTTTAACGATGACCTGACCCAGTTTGATTTAACCCGCGTGCTGACCGGCTCTGAGGGAACGCTGGCGTTTATTACCGAAGCGCGGCTGGATATCACCCGGTTGCCGAAAGTGCGCCGTCTGGTGAACGTCAAATATGACTCCTTCGACTCCGCGCTGCGCAATGCGCCGTTTATGGTGCAAGCGCAGGCGCTGTCGGTGGAGACCGTCGACTCTAAGGTGCTCAATCTGGCCCGGGAAGATATTGTCTGGCACTCCGTGAGTGACCTCATTACCGACGTGCCGGACAAAGAGATGCTCGGTCTCAATATCGTGGAATTTGCCGGCGATGATGCGGAGCTGATTGAGCGCCAGGTCACCACGCTCTGCCAGCGTCTGGATGAGCTGATTGCGCAGGGGGAAGGCGGCGTGATCGGCTGGCAGCTCTGTAACGATCTGGCCGGGATTGAGCGTATCTATGGGATGCGTAAAAAAGCCGTGGGCCTGCTCGGCAATGCGAAAGGGGCGGCGAAGCCCATTCCCTTTGCCGAAGATACCTGCGTGCCGCCTGAGCATCTGGCGGATTATATCGTTGAGTTTCGCGCCCTGCTGGACAGCCACGGCCTGAGCTACGGCATGTTCGGCCACGTCGACGCCGGGGTACTCCACGTGCGTCCGGCGCTGGATATGTGCGACCCGCAGCAGGAGATCCTGATGAAGCAGATCTCCGACGACGTGGTGGCCTTAACCGCCAAATACGGCGGTCTGCTGTGGGGAGAGCACGGAAAAGGGTTCCGCGCGGAGTACAGCCCGGCATTCTTCGGCGAACAGCTCTACGCGGAGTTGCGTAAGGTGAAAGCGGCTTTCGACCCGCATAACCGCCTCAACCCGGGTAAAATCTGCCCGCCTGAGGGTGTTGATGCCCCGATGCTGCAGGTGGATGCCGTCAAGCGCGGCACGTACGACAGGCAGATCCCGATTGCGGTGCGCTCGTCCTGGCGCGGCGCGATGGAGTGCAACGGCAACGGCCTGTGCTTTAACTTTGATGTGAAAAGCCCGATGTGCCCGTCGATGAAAATCACCAGCAACCGTATCCACTCGCCGAAAGGGCGGGCGACGCTGGTGCGCGAGTGGCTGCGTCTGCTGGCCGACCGCGGGGTGGATCCGCTCAAGCTGGAGCAGGAGCTGCCGGAAAAAAGGGCCAGCCTGCGCTCGCTGATTGAGCGCACCCGCAACAGCTGGCATGCCAACAAGGGCGAGTATGATTTCTCCCATGAGGTGAAAGAGGCGATGTCCGGCTGTCTGGCCTGTAAAGCCTGCTCCACCCAGTGCCCGATTAAAATCGACGTGCCGGAATTCCGCTCGCGTTTCCTGCAGCTTTATCACACCCGATACCTCCGCCCGGTGCGCGACCATCTGGTGGCGACGGTGGAAAGCTACGCGCCGCTGATGGCGCGAGCGCCAAAGACCTTCAACTTCTTTATCAACCAGCCGCTGGTGCGCAAGCTCTCCGAAAAACACATCGGCATGGTCGATCTGCCGCTGCTGTCGGTCCCGTCTCTGCAGCGCCAGCTTGTTGGCCACCGTTCGGCAAACATGACCCTGGAACAGCTGGAGGCGCTCGCTCCGGAGCAAAAAGCCAATGTAGTGCTGGTGGTGCAGGATCCCTTCACCAGCTACTACGATGCGCAGGTGGTGGCCGATTTCGTCCGTCTGGCGGAGAAAGTGGGCTACCAGCCGGTGGTTCTGCCGTTCTCTCCCAACGGCAAGGCGCAGCACATTAAGGGTTTCCTGAAGCGATTTGCGAAGACCGCGCAGAAAACGTCTGACTTCTTAAACCGCGTGGCGCAGCTCGGGATACCGATGGTCGGCGTCGATCCGGCGCTGGTGCTTTGCTATCGCGATGAATACAAGCAGACGCTGGGCGATAAGCGCGGCGATTTCAACGTCATGCTGGTGCACGAGTGGCTTCCGGTGGCGCTGGAAGATAAGGCTGTTCAGGATGTCAGCGGTGAGCCGTGGTATCTGTTCGGCCACTGCACGGAAGTGACCGCGCTGCCGGGTGCCCCCGCGCAGTGGGCGTCTGTTTTTGCCCGCTTTGGTGCGAAGCTGGAGAGCGTCAACGTAGGCTGCTGCGGGATGGCCGGAACCTACGGACACGAAGTGAAAAACCACGCCAACTCGCTCGGCATCTATGAGCTGTCCTGGCATCAGGCGATGCAGCGTTTGCCGCGAAACCGCTGCCTGGCAACGGGCTACTCCTGCCGCAGCCAGGTAAAACGGGTAGAAGGTAACGGTGTGCGTCACCCATTGCAGGCTTTACTGGAGATAATAGGATGA
- the sufA gene encoding Fe-S cluster assembly scaffold SufA — translation MELHSETFNPADFAWRGLTLTPAAAAHIHELVAKKPEILGVRLGVKQTGCAGFGYVLDTVTEPEKDDLVFETDGAKLYVALQAMPFIDGTEVDYVREGLNQLFKFHNPKAQNECGCGESFGV, via the coding sequence ATGGAACTGCATTCAGAAACCTTTAATCCTGCCGATTTTGCCTGGCGCGGCTTAACGCTCACGCCAGCGGCGGCGGCACATATTCACGAGCTGGTGGCGAAAAAGCCCGAGATCCTCGGCGTACGTTTGGGCGTCAAACAGACCGGCTGCGCGGGTTTCGGCTACGTGCTCGATACCGTCACCGAGCCCGAGAAAGATGACCTGGTGTTCGAGACGGACGGCGCGAAACTGTACGTCGCGCTGCAGGCCATGCCGTTTATTGACGGTACCGAAGTGGACTACGTCCGCGAAGGCTTAAACCAGTTATTCAAATTTCATAACCCGAAAGCCCAGAACGAATGCGGCTGCGGCGAAAGCTTTGGGGTATAG
- the sufB gene encoding Fe-S cluster assembly protein SufB encodes MSRNTEATSDVNTWSGGHLNYKEGFFTQLQTDELAKGINEDVVRAISAKRNEPEWMLEFRLSAFRAWLEMEEPHWLKAHYDKLNYQDYSYYSAPSCGSCDDTCASQPGAVQQTGAENNFLSKEVEEAFNQLGVPVREGREVAVDAIFDSVSVATTYREKLAEQGIIFCSFGEAIHDHPELVKKYIGTVVPSNDNFFAALNAAVASDGTFIYVPKGVRCPMELSTYFRINAEKTGQFERTILVADEGSYVSYIEGCSAPVRDSYQLHAAVVEVIIHKDAEVKYSTVQNWFPGDGNTGGILNFVTKRALCEGENSKMSWTQSETGSAITWKYPSCILRGDNSIGEFYSVALTSGHQQADTGTKMIHIGKNTKSTIISKGISAGHSQNSYRGLVKIMPTATNARNFTQCDSMLIGADCGAHTFPYVECRNNTAQLEHEATTSRIGEDQLFYCLQRGISEEDAISMIVNGFCKDVFSELPLEFAVEAQKLLAISLEHSVG; translated from the coding sequence ATGTCTCGTAATACTGAAGCAACGAGTGATGTAAATACCTGGAGCGGTGGGCACCTCAACTATAAAGAGGGGTTCTTCACCCAGCTGCAGACCGATGAGCTGGCGAAAGGCATTAACGAAGATGTCGTGCGGGCGATCTCGGCGAAACGTAACGAGCCGGAGTGGATGCTGGAGTTCCGCCTGAGCGCCTTCCGCGCCTGGCTGGAGATGGAAGAGCCGCACTGGCTGAAAGCGCATTATGACAAGCTGAACTATCAGGATTACAGCTACTACTCTGCGCCGTCCTGCGGCAGCTGTGACGATACCTGCGCCTCGCAGCCCGGCGCGGTGCAGCAAACCGGTGCGGAGAACAACTTCCTCAGCAAAGAAGTGGAAGAAGCCTTTAACCAGCTTGGCGTGCCCGTGCGTGAAGGGAGAGAGGTGGCGGTGGACGCCATTTTCGACTCCGTCTCGGTGGCGACCACCTACCGCGAGAAGCTGGCAGAGCAGGGGATCATTTTCTGCTCCTTCGGCGAAGCGATTCACGATCATCCGGAACTGGTGAAAAAGTACATTGGGACCGTGGTGCCCTCTAACGACAACTTCTTTGCGGCGCTCAACGCGGCGGTAGCCTCTGACGGCACCTTTATCTATGTGCCGAAAGGCGTGCGCTGTCCGATGGAGCTTTCCACCTATTTCCGCATCAATGCCGAAAAAACCGGCCAGTTCGAACGCACGATTCTGGTCGCGGATGAAGGCAGCTACGTCAGCTACATCGAAGGGTGTTCCGCCCCGGTCCGCGACAGCTACCAGCTGCACGCGGCGGTAGTGGAGGTCATCATCCACAAAGATGCCGAGGTGAAATACTCCACGGTGCAAAACTGGTTCCCGGGCGACGGCAATACCGGCGGTATCCTGAACTTCGTCACCAAGCGCGCGCTGTGCGAAGGCGAAAACAGCAAGATGTCGTGGACCCAGTCTGAAACCGGCTCGGCCATCACCTGGAAATACCCGAGCTGCATCCTGCGCGGGGATAACTCCATCGGCGAGTTTTACTCGGTGGCGCTGACCAGCGGTCATCAGCAGGCCGATACCGGCACCAAGATGATCCACATCGGTAAAAACACCAAATCGACCATCATCTCGAAAGGGATCTCTGCCGGGCATAGCCAGAACAGCTATCGCGGGCTGGTGAAAATCATGCCGACGGCCACCAACGCGCGTAACTTTACCCAGTGTGACTCGATGCTGATTGGCGCTGACTGCGGGGCGCATACCTTCCCGTACGTCGAGTGCCGTAACAACACGGCCCAGCTTGAGCACGAGGCGACGACGTCGCGGATTGGGGAAGATCAGCTCTTCTACTGCCTGCAGCGCGGGATCAGCGAAGAAGACGCCATCTCAATGATCGTCAATGGCTTCTGTAAGGACGTGTTCTCAGAACTGCCGCTGGAATTTGCCGTTGAAGCCCAGAAACTCCTCGCCATTAGTCTTGAACACAGCGTCGGTTAA